A single window of Salvia splendens isolate huo1 chromosome 8, SspV2, whole genome shotgun sequence DNA harbors:
- the LOC121743111 gene encoding uncharacterized protein LOC121743111 gives MSDNGGSENRVELEAGEERQTTFQEEKHKQRFKKSPLQNLNSLHFPKSNTKFTSNPSSSAAAPRNGCLRISLSSNSSSDASLPSSSSLERKPRSLPKVGSSFHLKSLRSKENEFPRKPFSDKPKRKQQLFVGRGNGKSKTNPISKTAQMSKISCVRGNSVKKGSEELKLRRSREIGLSETPLMSLNPVGSSGVRRNAAEESGSRTANGGSGNGSATSVKTPPVEISVSPEIQSKMLVLKSAATPVCYGTGHLLSVATDKRKCRRRGSLRGGCEKVNLFNEVNDENVVGDLQDPLMIPLPSEASVRWLLSPCNEGGEDQGSDSKNKCEISCGNYSLSPSTLCGNVCELGSDSEFRGSGSIDDVANRTKAEIFKLSRQQNSDRDDKICDALFAATPNSISNGNNVSLGEGNSSVVSLGCLSSGNLIQTPNSECSSYECIRGSNVEANQASSVQFELDSIAESLDAVSFSSRCESLAYAGFDSSSRSAVPVQLERNVCTSDSSSTLENLRLNQIRISWRDGIECSIDERDVFDCFPCVSDEEIGGSYQQLKPYRMSHSSKEKDQWMDDDVSPIRLEYEPCVCAALKDKATRDRTDACAESICTNGGDLAVSCDSD, from the coding sequence ATGTCTGATAATGGAGGCTCAGAAAACAGGGTTGAGCTTGAAGCAGGAGAAGAGCGACAAACAACGTTTCAAGAAGAGAAGCACAAACAACGTTTCAAGAAAAGCCCCCTTCAAAATCTCAACTCCCTTCATTTTCCCAAATCCAACACTAAATTTACCTCAAACCCATCTTCTTCTGCTGCTGCTCCTCGAAATGGTTGTTTGAGAATTTCACTTTCCTCAAACTCATCTTCTGATGCTTCATtgccttcctcttcttctttggAGAGAAAGCCCAGATCATTGCCCAAAGTAGGAAGCAGTTTCCATCTGAAATCGCTCAGATCGAAAGAGAATGAGTTTCCCAGGAAACCCTTTTCCGATAAACCCAAGAGGAAGCAGCAGCTCTTTGTCGGGAGGGGAAATGGCAAATCTAAGACAAATCCCATTTCTAAAACTGCTCAAATGTCGAAGATTTCTTGTGTTCGGGGGAATTCAGTGAAGAAGGGTTCTGAAGAATTGAAGTTGAGGAGATCTCGAGAAATTGGATTGAGTGAAACGCCATTGATGAGTTTAAATCCAGTGGGGAGCTCAGGTGTTCGACGAAATGCCGCAGAGGAGTCGGGTTCGAGAACAGCAAATGGTGGGAGTGGGAATGGCAGCGCTACTTCAGTGAAAACGCCTCCAGTGGAGATCTCAGTCTCTCCTGAAATTCAATCCAAAATGCTGGTTTTGAAATCAGCTGCGACTCCGGTTTGCTACGGTACAGGCCACCTTCTTTCTGTGGCCACTGATAAAAGGAAGTGCCGGCGAAGAGGGAGTTTGCGAGGAGGTTGTGAGAAGGTTAATCTCTTCAATGAGGTGAATGATGAGAATGTGGTTGGTGATTTGCAGGATCCTTTGATGATTCCTTTGCCTAGTGAGGCTTCGGTGCGCTGGCTGTTGTCTCCGTGCAATGAGGGGGGCGAGGATCAGGGAAGTGACTCGAAGAATAAGTGTGAAATCAGTTGTGGTAATTACTCTCTCTCGCCTTCGACATTATGTGGAAATGTATGTGAGCTAGGATCAGATAGTGAGTTTAGAGGCAGTGGTAGTATAGATGATGTAGCAAATCGAACGAAGGCTGAAATATTTAAGCTTTCTCGTCAACAAAATTCTGATCGTGACGATAAAATCTGTGATGCTTTGTTTGCTGCTACCCCGAATTCGATTTCTAACGGTAACAATGTCAGTTTAGGGGAGGGGAATAGTTCAGTAGTCTCTTTAGGTTGTTTGAGTAGTGGAAATCTCATTCAGACACCGAACTCTGAGTGTAGCTCGTATGAGTGTATTCGAGGGTCAAATGTGGAGGCAAATCAGGCGAGTTCTGTCCAgtttgagcttgattcaataGCAGAATCTCTAGATGCAGTCAGCTTCTCATCTAGATGTGAGAGTTTAGCATACGCAGGGTTTGATTCATCTTCTCGTTCTGCTGTCCCCGTTCAGCTCGAGAGGAATGTTTGTACTTCGGATTCGAGTTCCACATTAGAGAACTTAAGACTGAACCAAATCAGGATATCCTGGAGAGATGGGATAGAGTGCAGCATTGACGAACGTGATGTATTTGATTGCTTCCCGTGCGTGTCAGATGAAGAAATTGGGGGTTCTTATCAGCAGCTCAAACCGTACAGAATGTctcattcttctaaagaaaAAGATCAGTGGATGGATGATGATGTATCACCCATTCGTCTTGAGTACGAACCTTGCGTTTGCGCAGCACTCAAGGATAAAGCAACCAGGGATAGAACAGACGCGTGTGCTGAGTCGATATGCACCAATGGGGGTGACTTGGCCGTCTCTTGTGATTCGGATTGA
- the LOC121745036 gene encoding protein ANTAGONIST OF LIKE HETEROCHROMATIN PROTEIN 1-like produces the protein MSLNATKSAHLCLLLEDIMLFYREETTTLLRRYIRARCRRQRSQIVEHARRHSVLNKIPAQLKYLDRLLDVTSAACVSNLRMDRNTFGRLCRLLSERGGLTVGKCLGVEEQVAIFLSVLAHHQKNRVVGTTFWRSGGTISYYVNKVLAAVLSLFPVLLAKPAPVPDDCTDHRWKWFKGCLGALDGTHISVLVPTDDKPRYRSRKGQIATNVLAVCDRQMQFVYLLPGWEGSAGDSRVLKDAVSHEDGLKVPQGC, from the exons ATGAGTCTTAACGCCACCAAGTCAGCGCATTTATGTTTGTTGCTCGAGGACATTATGCTCTTTTATCGTGAAGAAACCACAACATTGTTACGACGCTACATACGTGCCCGCTGTAGACGTCAGAGGAGTCAGATTGTTGAGCACGCTCGGCGACACAGCGTCCTCAACAAGATACCGGCACAGCTGAAGTACTTAGACCGGTTATTGGACGTCACAAGTGCTGCGTGTGTGTCCAATTTACGCATGGACCGTAACACATTTGGTAGGTTGTGCCGGTTACTGTCGGAGAGGGGGGGTTTGACAGTTGGTAAGTGCCTTGGTGTTGAAGAGCAGGTGGCAATTTTTTTATCTGTATTGGCACACCATCAGAAGAATCGAGTTGTTGGCACTACCTTTTGGCGTTCAGGTGGGACTATATCGTATTATGTGAATAAGGTACTTGCTGCTGTACTTAGCCTATTTCCTGTGCTCCTTGCGAAGCCTGCACCTGTTCCGGATGATTGCACCGACCATCGTTGGAAGTGGTTTAAG GGTTGTCTCGGCGCGCTAGACGGCACCCATATTAGTGTATTAGTGCCCACCGATGACAAACCACGCTATAGATCCAGGAAAGGCCAGATTGCAACTAATGTTCTCGCTGTGTGTGATCGTCAAATGCAGTTTGTGTATTTGCTCCCTGGTTGGGAAGGGTCCGCAGGAGACTCCCGCGTCCTGAAGGATGCAGTTTCACATGAAGATGGGTTAAAAGTTCCACAAGGTTGCTAA
- the LOC121745084 gene encoding uncharacterized protein LOC121745084 isoform X2, protein MVLCFHLVQNKFRKGERSRRMWTPKEEDILAATLLELTATGWKSDNGFRAGYQSKIEDSLRAEFPNTDLKGNPHINSKIASWKKSYGLLRSILSRTGVGWNHHGDHKFDCSDEQWDQIVQADKETKYMRNKSWPLWETWKTIFGKDRASGVAAEEIGAAAKSLRAQVSGGSQVYENDYHPSFEDFITEPFTPVSNNNEVHDDSSDDSGKQTSTTKSIPRKSKKPSPDADLIEFLGNLHQRTDARLEMISKRIGYEFDMGQARQEVYDKLCTVEGLTLPQRYRLCNILGDKPQRLEVFIGMPVNARLGYLLCLIEDEHKEV, encoded by the exons ATGGTACTGTGTTTCCATCTGGTTCAG AACAAGTTTCGCAAGGGGGAAAGATCGAGACGAATGTGGACTCCAAAGGAGGAAGACATACTCGCAGCGACATTGCTTGAGCTCACTGCAACAGGGTGGAAATCGGACAACGGTTTCAGAGCAGGGTACCAAAGTAAGATAGAAGATAGTCTCCGTGCCGAGTTCCCCAACACGGACTTGAAAGGCAATCCGCACATCAACTCCAAAATTGCGTCATGGAAGAAGAGCTACGGCCTTCTCCGTTCTATACTAAGTCGAACTGGGGTAGGGTGGAACCATCACGGTGATCACAAGTTTGATTGTAGTGATGAGCAATGGGACCAGATTGTGCAG GCAGACAAAGAAACAAAATATATGCGGAACAAATCGTGGCCTTTGTGGGAGACGTGGAAGACTATATTTGGCAAGGATCGTGCTTCAGGGGTGGCTGCTGAAGAGATAGGAGCTGCTGCAAAAAGTCTTCGTGCACAGGTTTCTGGAGGAAGCCAGGTTTACGAGAACGACTACCACCCCTCCTTTGAAGATTTCATTACTGAACCGTTTACACCGGTGTCCAACAACAATGAGGTGCACGACGACAGCTCCGACGATAGTGGGAAACAAACGTCGACTACCAAATCTATACCCCGTAAGAGCAAAAAACCATCCCCCGATGCTGATCTAATCGAGTTCCTTGGCAACCTCCACCAGAGAACAGACGCGCGACTAGAGATGATTTCTAAACGCATCGGATACGAGTTCGACATGGGTCAGGCACGACAGGAAGTGTATGATAAGCTATGCACTGTAGAAGGACTTACCCTGCCCCAACGATACCGTTTGTGCAATATTCTTGGCGACAAACCTCAACGTCTTGAAGTTTTCATTGGTATGCCGGTTAATGCTCGTTTGGGATATCTCCTATGCCTTATCGAGGACGAACATAAGGAGGTGTGA
- the LOC121745085 gene encoding uncharacterized protein LOC121745085, translating into MAIPPQADFFYTGKWSPACDDALVDCLIMLKEERDVTKNIYPAWFILTACDWIKNKVSVVFSELELTDRIEMLRKRYYTFKAVLRLRGAYWNPQLKAVVAPQESWDNMLKMNTFAGAYYYEEEPIWARLACVFGFDDIKVEGQHDVVVISDNTEELGAHEVTVQADAGGEEEVNSPRVFPGPKVRRKLFEADLLPNDRESSNESGIYFIDLTSDGQLRTREEKGRILYQPTKPSGDGSGPSHVKSPRASSCGSNSPMKMSNQIRGRP; encoded by the exons ATGGCTATACCTCCACAAGCAGACTTCTTCTATACGGGAAAATGGTCTCCGGCATGCGATGATGCGTTGGTGGACTGCCTCATCATGCTGAAGGAGGAACGGGATGTGACGAAAAACATTTACCCTGCGTGGTTCATCCTTACGGCGTGCGATTGGATCAAGAACAAAGTAAGTGTTGTGTTCTCCGAGCTAGAGCTGACTGATCGGATAGAAATGTTGCGGAAGCGGTATTACACTTTCAAAGCAGTCCTCCGGCTCCGAGGTGCGTACTGGAACCCCCAGCTGAAAGCGGTCGTAGCACCACAAGAGTCGTGGGATAACATGCTTAAG ATGAACACATTTGCGGGTGCTTACTACTATGAGGAAGAACCGATTTGGGCACGTCTCGCGTGTGTGTTTGGGTTCGACGATATAAAGGTAGAGGGACAACATGATGTGGTCGTCATCTCCGACAACACCGAAGAGCTAGGTGCACACGAAGTCACTGTCCAAGCTGATGCCGGTGGGGAAGAGGAGGTGAACTCTCCTAGGGTGTTCCCTGGACCGAAGGTGCGGCGGAAGTTGTTTGAGGCTGACCTACTGCCCAATGATCGAGAGTCAAGCAACGAGTCCGGGATATATTTCATCGACTTAACATCAGACGGGCAGCTGCGGACAAGGGAAGAGAAGGGCAGGATTCTATATCAACCAACCAAACCGTCTGGTGATGGTTCTGGGCCTTCACACGTGAAGTCCCCCCGTGCAAGTTCTTGCGGCTCTAACTCCCCGATGAAGATGTCTAACCAGATACGAGGCCGTCCATGA
- the LOC121745084 gene encoding uncharacterized protein LOC121745084 isoform X1 gives MQSGHHHGQGMSPLSGAPSVCIPNSGKRPWSGSPRSRGDCDVVTGTPQNKFRKGERSRRMWTPKEEDILAATLLELTATGWKSDNGFRAGYQSKIEDSLRAEFPNTDLKGNPHINSKIASWKKSYGLLRSILSRTGVGWNHHGDHKFDCSDEQWDQIVQADKETKYMRNKSWPLWETWKTIFGKDRASGVAAEEIGAAAKSLRAQVSGGSQVYENDYHPSFEDFITEPFTPVSNNNEVHDDSSDDSGKQTSTTKSIPRKSKKPSPDADLIEFLGNLHQRTDARLEMISKRIGYEFDMGQARQEVYDKLCTVEGLTLPQRYRLCNILGDKPQRLEVFIGMPVNARLGYLLCLIEDEHKEV, from the exons ATGCAGTCTGGTCATCATCACGGGCAAG GTATGTCTCCCTTATCGGGCGCACCGAGTGTATGTATCCCCAACTCCGGGAAACGTCCATGGAGTGGTAGTCCTAGAAGCAGGGGCGATTGCGATG TTGTGACTGGGACGCCGCAGAACAAGTTTCGCAAGGGGGAAAGATCGAGACGAATGTGGACTCCAAAGGAGGAAGACATACTCGCAGCGACATTGCTTGAGCTCACTGCAACAGGGTGGAAATCGGACAACGGTTTCAGAGCAGGGTACCAAAGTAAGATAGAAGATAGTCTCCGTGCCGAGTTCCCCAACACGGACTTGAAAGGCAATCCGCACATCAACTCCAAAATTGCGTCATGGAAGAAGAGCTACGGCCTTCTCCGTTCTATACTAAGTCGAACTGGGGTAGGGTGGAACCATCACGGTGATCACAAGTTTGATTGTAGTGATGAGCAATGGGACCAGATTGTGCAG GCAGACAAAGAAACAAAATATATGCGGAACAAATCGTGGCCTTTGTGGGAGACGTGGAAGACTATATTTGGCAAGGATCGTGCTTCAGGGGTGGCTGCTGAAGAGATAGGAGCTGCTGCAAAAAGTCTTCGTGCACAGGTTTCTGGAGGAAGCCAGGTTTACGAGAACGACTACCACCCCTCCTTTGAAGATTTCATTACTGAACCGTTTACACCGGTGTCCAACAACAATGAGGTGCACGACGACAGCTCCGACGATAGTGGGAAACAAACGTCGACTACCAAATCTATACCCCGTAAGAGCAAAAAACCATCCCCCGATGCTGATCTAATCGAGTTCCTTGGCAACCTCCACCAGAGAACAGACGCGCGACTAGAGATGATTTCTAAACGCATCGGATACGAGTTCGACATGGGTCAGGCACGACAGGAAGTGTATGATAAGCTATGCACTGTAGAAGGACTTACCCTGCCCCAACGATACCGTTTGTGCAATATTCTTGGCGACAAACCTCAACGTCTTGAAGTTTTCATTGGTATGCCGGTTAATGCTCGTTTGGGATATCTCCTATGCCTTATCGAGGACGAACATAAGGAGGTGTGA
- the LOC121744212 gene encoding bidirectional sugar transporter NEC1-like has translation MAFFNADRLAVIFGLLGNIISFLVFLAPLPTFYRICRKKSSEGFHSMPYSISFFSASLLLYYAYLKTNAYMIVSINGIGCMIEAIYIFLYILYAPKKVKLFTIRWIILFNGGGLGMIMLVSLLLLHGTKRVTLVGWVCAIINIAVFAAPLSVMRQVIRTRSVEFMPFALSFFLSLCATTWFFHGFFIRDYYIALPNILGLLLGVTQMILYCIYKDKKKSCVQTNFEVEKIVSNSGNDIEMNMNFGGNEKKGVDTNFELEENVSDLKNYASNENGF, from the exons ATGGCTTTTTTCAATGCTGACAGATTAGCCGTCATATTTGGCCTCTTGG GCAATATCATATCTTTTCTTGTATTCTTGGCGCCATT GCCAACTTTTTATAGAATTTGTAGGAAGAAATCGTCGGAAGGGTTTCATTCAATGCCGTATTCGATCTCATTTTTCAGCGCGTCGTTGTTGCTTTACTACGCTTACCTTAAAACTAATGCTTATATGATCGTTAGCATTAATGGTATAGGTTGTATGATTGAAGCAATTTACATCTTCCTCTATATACTATATGCTCCAAAGAAGGTCAAG CTATTCACAATAAGATGGATTATCCTATTCAATGGTGGAGGTTTGGGGATGATCATGTTAGTTTCTCTACTTCTTTTACATGGCACAAAGAGGGTTACTTTAGTAGGATGGGTTTGTGCCATTATCAACATTGCTGTATTTGCCGCTCCTTTAAGCGTTATG AGACAAGTTATTAGAACAAGAAGTGTAGAGTTCATGCCATTTGCACTATCATTTTTCCTCTCCCTTTGTGCTACAACTTGGTTTTTCCATGGATTCTTCATCAGGGACTACTACATTGCA TTGCCAAATATTTTGGGACTACTATTAGGAGTTACTCAAATGATCTTGTATTGCATCTACAAAGACAAAAAGAAATCATGTGTACAAACAAATTTCGAGGTGGAGAAGATTGTCTCAAATTCCGGAAATGATattgaaatgaatatgaatttTGGTGGAAATGAAAAGAAAGGTGTCGACACAAATTTTGAGCTTGAGGAAAATGTTTCGGACCTAAAAAATTATGCTAGCAATGAAAATGGGTTTTGA
- the LOC121745035 gene encoding uncharacterized protein LOC121745035, translating into MAAAGDSSDPNIFSEYQRLPAFMMLFHQVRCKDDMRLLDEFVGIHGHGLPFDCRLVWPNGIRHMVRILKLQNGFFFATGWKEFVSATGVAHGDYLTFTLVDVGIFNVKRFSRATHWPPAEDVEVLVDNELEGRNAPEVDTFDDYVPSENGSETTVDEDYVDDSRALTIDGCPTFVHSITPTNINHSLEIPFGFWQRHIPMGAIQAGMCLVTERGTWICTLKHNLSGIRVKRGWSRFKQENNLTEGVRCNFTLVDALLSNSKCGLTGLNTCSGDGAISVCIII; encoded by the exons ATGGCCGCTGCAGGGGATTCGTCGGACCCGAACATCTTCTCGGAATATCAACGCCTCCCTGCTTTCATGATGTTGTTCCACCAGGTGCGATGCAAGGATGACATG CGACTTCTCGACGAATTCGTCGGGATTCACGGGCATGGCCTACCTTTCGACTGTCGGCTCGTTTGGCCGAATGGAATTCGACACATGGTACGAATTCTGAAGCTTCAGAACGGGTTCTTCTTTGCGACCGGATGGAAAGAGTTTGTTAGTGCTACCGGAGTGGCACACGGCGATTATCTCACCTTCACGTTGGTTGACGTGGGAATTTTCAATGTCAAGCGGTTCTCTCGAGCAACGCATTGGCCCCCGGCGGAAGACGTGGAAG tGCTTGTGGACAACGAACTGGAAGGGAGAAACGCCCCGGAGGTCGACACGTTTGACGATTACGTGCCATCCGAAAATGGATCTGAAACAACGGTGGATGAAGACTATGTGGACGATAGCAGGGCACTCACCATTGATGGCTGCCCCACATTCGTGCACTCGATCACCCCGACTAACATCAATCACAGCCTCGAGATTCCCTTTGGCTTTTGGCAACGCCATATTCCGATGGGGGCTATACAAGCGGGCATGTGTCTTGTGACTGAAAGGGGGACGTGGATATGTACACTGAAACACAACTTGAGTGGCATAAGGGTGAAGCGTGGGTGGAGCAGATTCAAGCAAGAGAACAATCTGACGGAAGGTGTGCGTTGCAATTTCACTCTCGTTGATGCGTTGCTGTCCAATTCCAAGTGTGGTTTGACCGGCCTTAACACCTGCAGTGGGGATGGAGCGATATCTGTatgcattattatttaa